The genomic DNA AGTCCGACGTCGGCCCGCTCGTAGCGGGCGGTCGCGTTCAACAGCGTCGAGAACTCGCTGGCGTCCCGGAGTTCGCTTCCGACCGGCTCCTCGCTGAGGACGTAGGCGGTGCTGACGAGTCCGTCGATCTTCGTCGCGGGGACGCCGCTCGAGACGGCTCGCCGGACGAGCGCGCTGGCGACGGTCCGCTTCTCCTCGTTCGTCAGCCCGGCCCAGCGCCGCCACTCGCCGTCGCGTTTCAACTCGAGATCCAGCCCGTCGAGAAAGCGCAACGCGCCGTTCTCGTCGTTCGAGATGCCGGGGATGTGGACGTCGGTGGCGTACTCCAGGAGCTTGGGGAGGGGACGGGTCTGTTTCCCGTAGAGCGCGAGGTCCTTGCCCGTCTCCAGGACGCCGGCGTCGACGCCCTCGTCGACGATCCGCTGGTTCGCGCCGTGGAGTTCGCCGCCGGACGCTTGCATGTCGCCGACGGCACCGACCACCGCGAGGGCGGCGAGGTCGCGGTTGTCGGCGCGGGCGTTCGCGACACCCGACGCGGTGACGATACCGCCGTCGGAGCGCGGTGCCGACGAGGATCGCGAACTGTCGGTTTCCTCGCCCCCATCAGCTGCGACCGAGGGACTCGTCGCCTCGGACGAGACGGCCGCGAGCGCCCGCGCGAGGACGTAACTCGCGCCAGCACCCGAGAGCTCGGCGGCACCGTTGATGCCGACCAGGAGCGGGTTGAGGTGGAACTCGGTCTCGCGGTCGGCAGGCTGGTGGTGGTCCGCGATGACGGGCGTGAGATCGCCCGCCGCCTCGTGGTCGCCGATGATATCGAGCTGGCCGCTCCCGAAGTCGGTAAAGAGGACGGTCTCGTAGTCGGTCGCCGCGATCTCGGCGATCGCGTCCTCGTCGAGCTGTTTCTCGAAGACCGTCTCGAACGGAATTCCCGCCCGCTCGAGTGCGCTGGCTGCGATCGCCGCGCTGGTGAGGCCGTCGGCGTCGATGTGCGACGCGAGCAGCACGCGATCGGCGTCGCACAGCCGCTCGGCGCACGCTACCGCGCGATCCTCGAGTTCCGGAACCGGCCCTGCCATCGAGGAATGGTGGGGCGGCTTCCGGGATAAAGGTGCGGTCCTGCGGATCGTGACGGAACGGTATCGCTGCTACTCGCAGTAGTGACGCTCGCATCGACGCTGGGTACCGACGCTGTCGTCGCCGTGACGTCGCCGACCGAGCGGGCAGCTATCAGTCAGTACCGTTATACTATCGTGACGGCAAGACACGATATGGACGTCCTGGTTGCGGGTGGCACGGGGTTCATCGGCCGGGCGCTGTGTCGCGTCCTGATCGATCGCGGTCACGGCGTCACGGCAGTCTCGCGGACCCCGGACGCGGACGATCTCCCGGGGGCCGTCGAGACGGTTGCAGCCGACGTGACGGGTCCGAACCTCGGGTCGATCGTGGACGGTCACGACGGAGTCGTGAATCTCGTCGCGCTCCCGTCGCACGTCCAGCCGCGGGACCGGAGTCACGACGCGGTCCACTTCGAGGCGACCCGCCGGCTCGTGGCGGCCAGCGAACGGACCGGAGTCGAGCGATTCGTCCAGTTGAGCGGCCTGGGTGTCGAATCGGGAATCGAGACGGCCTACTTTCGGGCGAAACGGCGGTCCGAACGCGTCGTTCGCGAGTCCGACCTCGAGTGGGTGATCTACCGCCCCTCCGTCGTCTTCGGCGACGGCTGTGCGTTCGTTCCGTTCGTCGAGCGGATGGTACCGCCGCTGGTGACGCCGCTGCCGGGGGGCGGACGAATGGCCCTGCAGCCGATCTGGGTCGACGATCTCGCGCCGATGCTCGCGGACGGACTCGAGGCCGATCGTCACGTCGGGCAGTGCTACGAGATCGGCGGGCCCGAACGGCTCACGCTCGCCGAGACGGTCACGCTGATCCGCGGCGGGGGCGTCGTCGTCCCGATCCCGATGTCGGTGGCGGCAGTTGCGGCGATGCTCGTCGATCCCGTCCCGTGGATCCCGTTCGGTCGCGACCAGTACCGCGTGCTGACGGTGGACAACACGACGGCCGACAACGACGTTACGGCGTTCGGAGTCGCGCCGGAGTCGCTCCGAACGCTGTCGGCGTCTCTCGAGGGGCCGGAGGTGTCGCTGTGACGGGTCTGTTCGAACGCGAGATCGGCGACGACTGGCGGACGCTCCACCCTCGAATCCGGGACCGGTACGGGCTCGAGTCGGGGACGGGCCGCGAAGCGGTGGGCACCGGTCGCATGTACGAACTCGACAGGAGTCCCCTCGCGGTGCCGGCCCTCTGGCTCGGTTCGCTCGACGATTTTCTCGTTCCCGAACGGGGGACCGACGTTCCGTTTACCATCGTGACGTCGCCGTTCGTCGACGCCGCGGGGAACGAGGCGCTGGTCCTCCGCCGGCGCTTCGAGACCTCGCCGCCGCGAACGTTCGTCGACACGCTGCGGTGGAACCCGGATCGCGGCTGTCTCACCGATCTGTTCGGCAGGAGCGGCCACCTCGCTGCTGACGTTCGTATCGGTGCCGACGACGGCGCGTTAGCGCTCTCGATTGGCACACAGTGGCTCCGGGTGAACGGCCGGTACGTCGAACTCCCGTCCCCGCTGTCGGTCGACGGCACCCTCCGGGACTGGTACGACGACGACGCCGGCCGGTTTCGGGTCTCGGCAGCGATCACGAATCCGCTGCTCGGAACGGTCTTCGGGTACGACGGTGTGTTCGAGAACGACCTTCGACCAGCCACACGGGCTGTAACGGGGCGACCGCCCCTCGGCGGAATCGAGCTGCCCGGTGAGAACGCGTGACTGACGTCGAGGCGGCTACCGGTCGTCTGCCGCGTTCGGCGGCGATCCCACACCCTCGAGTCGCGGGTCGGCGCGTCGCTGACGTGACCGCGGCGGTGGGTGGTGTCCTCTGGCTCGGCCTCGTCGCCGGCACGGTCAGCGGAGCGGTTCCCGTCCCCGTCCCGGCGCTGTACGTGTGCCTCGCCGCGCTCGTGCTCGTCCCGCTCGGTCTCGGACTGGTCGCGGTGCCTCGAGAGGTGGCTATCGCGACGACCGCCTATCGAGCCGCCGTCTTCGGACAGCTGCCGGCCGCGCTGGCGCTCGCTATCGCGCTCGCCACGCCACGGGGATCGATCGGCGGGATCGCGCTCACTTTCCCGTGGCTCGGCGTTACCGGTGCAATCGCGCTCTGTGGCGTCGGCCGGCTCGCGTCCCGCAGCGGCGGCCCGATACCCGAACTCGCGATCGATGCCGGCCTGTTGTACGTTCCGGTCGCCGCGACGTTCCTCGTCCTGCACGCGGCCGGCATCAGTCTCAGATTCGCGCCGATACTCGTCCTCCTGACGGGCGTTCACTTCCACTACGCCGGATTCGCGTTGCCGCTCGTCGTCGGCCTGACGGGGCGACGCCTGACGGACGGAGACGGGCGGTTCCCGGCGACGATCACGGGACGGGTGACCGCCGTTGTCACGCCGGTCGTCGTCGGTGGCATCGGCCTGATCGCAGTCGGGATCACGTTCTCGCCGCTGCTCGAGGTCGTCGCGGTCGCCGCGTTCACGGCCGGCGTCGTAGGATTCGCGACGTGCACGCTCCGCGGCGTCGTTCCGGCGGTGCCGCGACTGCCGGGACTGCTTTTCGCCGTCGCCGCGCTGTCGCTGTGCTGGACGATGGCGCTGGCGTTCGCCTTCGCTTTCGGCTCGCTTTCGGGGACGCCGCCGCTCGTTTCGATTCCCGAGATGATCCGCTGGCACGGGAGCGTCAACGCGTTCGGGTTCGCACTCCCGTCTCTGGTCGCGTTCCGGCTGCTCGAGGCGTGATCAACCGGCTCCCGATCGTCGCGACGGGTCGACCCGCCGGCGTTACAGCGAGAGCACGAGGTCGTCACCGTCCCGTTCGTACGCGGTCCCGAACGGGGCAGAGCGGTCGCGCATCGTCTCCCGGAGCCAGGCCGCCTCGCTTTCCCCGGCGCGAGAGACGGCTTCGTCCGCGATCACGACGGGGACCAGCCGTAGCTCCTCGAGGGTCCCGCCGTCGACGCCGACTTCGAAGAGGAAGCTGCGGTCGTTCCGGAGGTCGTCTTTGATCACGTAATCGTCGACGATATCGCCGGTGTCGTGGAGCACGACGCCGTCGCCGTATCGTTCGATCCCCTGAACGACGTGGGCGCTGTGACCGTGCACGAGGTCGACGCCCTGATCGACGAGCCAGTGGCCGAACGCGACGAGATCGTCGTCGGGGTGTTCGACCCAGTTCGGCCCCCAGTGAACGGAGGCGACGAGGAGATCCGGATCGGTCGCCGTCGCGCGCTCGATCGCGTTACCGACCAGACGCCGGGTCTCGGAGTCGTCCGGATCCGTCTCGACGTAGGCGGTTCCGGGTCGGTCGTCGGTCGCGCCGTACACCGCGTAGTGATCCGCGAACGAGACGACGGCGACGTCGACGTCGCCGACGGAAAACGTGGCCGGCGCGTAGGCGGCCGCCGGCGTCTCGCCGGCACCGGCCAGTTCGATCTCGCCGGCCGCGAGCGCGTCGAGGGTGTCCCGCAGTGCGTCCCTCCCGTAGTCCATCGCGTGATTGTTCGCCAGCGACGCGAACCGAACGTTGCCGGCGTCGAGGGCTGGAACGGCCCACTCGGGGTCCGCTCGGAAGTAGTACGTCCGATCGGGAAACCGTTCGCCCCGCGTCGACAGGCAACACTCGAGGTTACAGCAGACGCCGTCGAGGGACTGCAGCCGCGGTCGGAGGTCGCCCCAGACGGTCGCCGGATCGACGCCCGCTCGTCCGTAGCGATCGTCGAGGTTTCGGCCGAGCATCGCGTCGCCGACGAAACCGATCGTCGTCCCGGAGCGCTCGTGGTCCTCGAACGCGACCCGATCCGCCGCGGGCGCGGTACAGCCGCCGAGCACCGCGGCTCCGGTCGCCGCGAGGAACCGCCGGCGGGTTCCGCTCATCGATTCGCCGGCCGCGGCCCCGCGACCGCGCCGGCGTCTCCGTTCGCGACCGCTCGAGTCAGGTGACATCGTCTCATCGATCTCCGGTTCACATTCCAGACGCAAATAGTCCGCCGGGCCGTCGGTCCCTCGATCGGCGCGGTTCCCCGTCCCCCACCGCTCCGGCGCGCGCCGACGCGACCCGGCCGGTCACAGCTGGACTACGAGCCCATCCCCGTCCCGTTCGTACGTCGTCTCGAACAGCACGGACCGAGCGCGCATCGTCTCCCGGAGCCACGCCGCCGCCTCCTCGCTGGCGCGGGAGACGCCGTCGTCGATTTCGATCGGGACGAGCCGTATCTCCTGGAGCGCTCCGTCCTCGAGCGTCACTTCGAAGAGGTAGCTGCGGTTGTTGCCGAGGTCGTCTTTGATCCCGAAATCGTCGACGAAATCGCCGGTGTCGTGGAGCACGACGCCGTCGCCGTATCGTTCGATCCCCTGAACGACGTGGGCGCTGTGACCGTGCACGAGGTCGACGCCCCGATCGACGAGCCAGTGATCGAACGCGATGAGCTGTCCGCTGGGACGCTCGACCCAGTTTGGTCCCAGGTGGACGGAGGCGACGAGGAGATCCGGATCGGTCGCCGTCGCGCGCTCGATCGCGTCGCCGACGACCCGCTGGGTTTCGGCATTCGACGGGTCCGGATCGATGTGCGCGATTCCCGGCCGATCGTCGGTCGCAGCGTAGCCCACGTATCGGTCCGCGAACGAGACGACGGCGACGTCGACGTCGCCGACGGAAAACGTGGCCGGCGCGCGGGCGGCCGCCGGCGTCTCGCCGGCACCCGCGACGTCGATTCCCGCGTCGGTGAGCACGTCTCTCGTATCGGTCAGTGAAACCGGCCCGAAATCCATCGCGTGATTGTTCGCTAGCGATGCGAACTGAACGTTCCCCGCGCTGAGCGCGGGGACCGCCCACTCCGGATCGCCGCGAAAGTGATACGTCCGTCCGGGGGCCGGTTCGCCGCGCGTCGACAGACAGCACTCGAGGTTACAGCAGACGCCGTCCAGGGACTCGAGCCGGGGCCGGAGATCGCCCCAGATCGTCGCCGGGTCGACGTCGGACCGCCCGTACTGCTGGTTGAGCTCCCGTCCGACCATTGTATCGCCGGCGAAGCCGATCGTCGTTTCGGTGCGCCCGCCGCCGTCGCGATCGGTCGCGGAATCGCGGTCGTCGGTGACGGCCGGATCGACTTTGGGTGCGACGCAGCCGCCGACTGCGACCGCGGGAGCGGTCGCGAGGAACGTTCGTCGGTGTCGACTCATGGGTTCGCTGGCGTCGGGTGTGGGAGCCGGCCGCGCCCCCGGATCGCAGCCGTTCGGTTCCACTGTGTTCGCCACATAGACCTATTGTCGAATGGACCGGTCAAAACGTTTGCCATTATCATGTCGGTGACGGAGAATTACCTGTTCGCCGAAACCGATCACCCGACGGGCAGCCGTCGACGGTCGACACCGGCGGGCCGTCGTTCTCGCGGGTCGCCGTCGCCGTCCTACTCCTCGCGGGTCGCCGTCGCCGCTGCCACCGTTTCGCGCGCGAGCGCGTCGAAGGTCGCCTCGTCGGGGACCACAGTGACATCGATCCCTCGCTCGGCGGCGGTCGTCGCCGTCGGCTCGCCGATGGCGCCCACGGTGGCGTCCGCGAGTCCCGCGACCGCCGCCTCCCGGATGCCCCGTTCCGCGGCGGCCTCGAGGAAGTGCTCGACGGTCAGCGACGAGGTGAAACACGCGGCGTCGAGCCCGCCCTCGGCGGCCAGCTCCGTCGACGTCCCGCTTCCGTCGGGTCGAACCAACCGGTACAGGACGGTCTCGTGGACGTACGCGCCCGCGTCGTCGAGTCCCTCGAGCAGCACGCGACTGCCGTGGTCGCTGCGGGCGACCTCGACGCGTGCCCCGTCGACTCGTGGCTCCGCGGTCCCCGCGAGCGCCGCGACGAGGCCGCTCGAGGTGAACTCCTCGGGGACGAGGTCGACCGGGTACCCCTCGTCGCGGAGCGCCTCGGCCGTCGCGGGGCCGATGGCACAGACGGTCTCGCCGCGGGGTTCCCAGCCCGCTTCGGCGACGAGTTCGGCCCCCGTTTTGCTCGTAAAGACGACGTAGTCGGCATCGGTTCGGGGGAGTTCGCCGGTCGGCTTCACCGCGAGCATCGGGTCCGCGACCGGCTCGGCACCGAGGTCCGCGAGCAACGCCGCGGCTCGCTCGAGGCGATCGTCGTCGGGCCGGAAGACGGCGACTGTGGGTGTCGTGGGGGTCTCGCTCATCGGTTTACCCCTCCTTCCCCTCCCCGTCGCCGCCGTCGGCGTCGGCTGCGCCGTACTCGTTCCCCAGGAACTCGACGACCGACTCGCGCGTTCCCGCGACGTCGCCGATCACCGTCACCGCCGGCGGCGAAATGCCCGCTTCGTCCC from Natrinema salaciae includes the following:
- a CDS encoding single-stranded-DNA-specific exonuclease RecJ, producing MAGPVPELEDRAVACAERLCDADRVLLASHIDADGLTSAAIAASALERAGIPFETVFEKQLDEDAIAEIAATDYETVLFTDFGSGQLDIIGDHEAAGDLTPVIADHHQPADRETEFHLNPLLVGINGAAELSGAGASYVLARALAAVSSEATSPSVAADGGEETDSSRSSSAPRSDGGIVTASGVANARADNRDLAALAVVGAVGDMQASGGELHGANQRIVDEGVDAGVLETGKDLALYGKQTRPLPKLLEYATDVHIPGISNDENGALRFLDGLDLELKRDGEWRRWAGLTNEEKRTVASALVRRAVSSGVPATKIDGLVSTAYVLSEEPVGSELRDASEFSTLLNATARYERADVGLAVCLGDRNEALDRARQLLREHRRNLSNGIDLVTREGATQAEHVQWFHASDEIRETIVGIVAGMAMGNAGISRSKPIIAFAEKNEDEVKVSARGTHSLVRKGLDLSVVMGEASRAVGGDGGGHDVAAGATVPTGQEEAFIERADEIVGEQLS
- a CDS encoding complex I NDUFA9 subunit family protein; amino-acid sequence: MDVLVAGGTGFIGRALCRVLIDRGHGVTAVSRTPDADDLPGAVETVAADVTGPNLGSIVDGHDGVVNLVALPSHVQPRDRSHDAVHFEATRRLVAASERTGVERFVQLSGLGVESGIETAYFRAKRRSERVVRESDLEWVIYRPSVVFGDGCAFVPFVERMVPPLVTPLPGGGRMALQPIWVDDLAPMLADGLEADRHVGQCYEIGGPERLTLAETVTLIRGGGVVVPIPMSVAAVAAMLVDPVPWIPFGRDQYRVLTVDNTTADNDVTAFGVAPESLRTLSASLEGPEVSL
- a CDS encoding DUF4166 domain-containing protein, whose amino-acid sequence is MTGLFEREIGDDWRTLHPRIRDRYGLESGTGREAVGTGRMYELDRSPLAVPALWLGSLDDFLVPERGTDVPFTIVTSPFVDAAGNEALVLRRRFETSPPRTFVDTLRWNPDRGCLTDLFGRSGHLAADVRIGADDGALALSIGTQWLRVNGRYVELPSPLSVDGTLRDWYDDDAGRFRVSAAITNPLLGTVFGYDGVFENDLRPATRAVTGRPPLGGIELPGENA
- a CDS encoding YndJ family transporter, producing MTDVEAATGRLPRSAAIPHPRVAGRRVADVTAAVGGVLWLGLVAGTVSGAVPVPVPALYVCLAALVLVPLGLGLVAVPREVAIATTAYRAAVFGQLPAALALAIALATPRGSIGGIALTFPWLGVTGAIALCGVGRLASRSGGPIPELAIDAGLLYVPVAATFLVLHAAGISLRFAPILVLLTGVHFHYAGFALPLVVGLTGRRLTDGDGRFPATITGRVTAVVTPVVVGGIGLIAVGITFSPLLEVVAVAAFTAGVVGFATCTLRGVVPAVPRLPGLLFAVAALSLCWTMALAFAFAFGSLSGTPPLVSIPEMIRWHGSVNAFGFALPSLVAFRLLEA
- a CDS encoding CapA family protein, giving the protein MSGTRRRFLAATGAAVLGGCTAPAADRVAFEDHERSGTTIGFVGDAMLGRNLDDRYGRAGVDPATVWGDLRPRLQSLDGVCCNLECCLSTRGERFPDRTYYFRADPEWAVPALDAGNVRFASLANNHAMDYGRDALRDTLDALAAGEIELAGAGETPAAAYAPATFSVGDVDVAVVSFADHYAVYGATDDRPGTAYVETDPDDSETRRLVGNAIERATATDPDLLVASVHWGPNWVEHPDDDLVAFGHWLVDQGVDLVHGHSAHVVQGIERYGDGVVLHDTGDIVDDYVIKDDLRNDRSFLFEVGVDGGTLEELRLVPVVIADEAVSRAGESEAAWLRETMRDRSAPFGTAYERDGDDLVLSL
- a CDS encoding CapA family protein, producing MSRHRRTFLATAPAVAVGGCVAPKVDPAVTDDRDSATDRDGGGRTETTIGFAGDTMVGRELNQQYGRSDVDPATIWGDLRPRLESLDGVCCNLECCLSTRGEPAPGRTYHFRGDPEWAVPALSAGNVQFASLANNHAMDFGPVSLTDTRDVLTDAGIDVAGAGETPAAARAPATFSVGDVDVAVVSFADRYVGYAATDDRPGIAHIDPDPSNAETQRVVGDAIERATATDPDLLVASVHLGPNWVERPSGQLIAFDHWLVDRGVDLVHGHSAHVVQGIERYGDGVVLHDTGDFVDDFGIKDDLGNNRSYLFEVTLEDGALQEIRLVPIEIDDGVSRASEEAAAWLRETMRARSVLFETTYERDGDGLVVQL
- a CDS encoding uroporphyrinogen-III synthase; translation: MSETPTTPTVAVFRPDDDRLERAAALLADLGAEPVADPMLAVKPTGELPRTDADYVVFTSKTGAELVAEAGWEPRGETVCAIGPATAEALRDEGYPVDLVPEEFTSSGLVAALAGTAEPRVDGARVEVARSDHGSRVLLEGLDDAGAYVHETVLYRLVRPDGSGTSTELAAEGGLDAACFTSSLTVEHFLEAAAERGIREAAVAGLADATVGAIGEPTATTAAERGIDVTVVPDEATFDALARETVAAATATREE